The window GTCGTCTTCCCACCGGTCCAAGACGAGGTACTCGGCCACGTCGGCGCTCCACGCGAACGAGAACGCCCGCAGGTCGGTCGCGGCGAGCGCGTCGCTGGAGGCGGCGTCGCCGCGACCGCCCTCCGCGAGCGGCGTCCCCTTGACGGACAGCAGCTCCGCGATGAGGTCGAGGTCGTAGTCCGTCGCGTCGATCAGGGCCGCCAGCGTCGTGACGAACTCCTTCAGTTCGGCGCGCGTCTCGAATCCGAGCTCTTTCAGCCGCGGGAACGCGGCGCGCTCGCCGTACGCCCCCTCCGGCACGTGCCAGTCGATCCACGGCGCCTCCTCGGCGACGACTTTCACGTTCCACGTCGGGTCGGTGTCCCGGACGAACCCCCACGGCGCCCGGTAGTTCGCGTGGAGGAAGTCCATCGGGACGCCCGGCATCGCGACGTGGAACCAGACCAGCGCGGCGGGGCTGTCGTACGCCTCGCGGATCGTCTCCGGCGGCGAGTCGGCGAGGTACGGGTTGATCAGCGCGCCGCTCCAGTCGTCGGTCACCTCGACCTGCGAGCCGCGCCGCAGCGTGTCGTGGTTCGCGACGCCGGTGATCCACTGGCTTCCCATCTCGCCGACTTCGCGCATGCGCCACCACTTCGTCACCCAGAACGTCAGGAGCGCTGGCTTGTTGTGCGCGAACGTCACGGGCGACCACTGGAACGCGTGCGGGTGCCGGTCGATCAGCGTCCGGTACGTCGACGCCAGCTCCCAGTCCTCGCGCGGCCACGGTCGGCCGTCCTCGTAGATCATCCAGGGGCGGAACTCGGTCCCGGCGACCTCGTGTGTCATCCGGTCCATCTCGGCGAGGAACGCGTCGTCGTGGACCTGCTCGCCGGTCTCCTCGTCGTGGTAGGTGAAGTCCTGCGCGCCGTCGATGCGGATCCCGTCGGCGCCGAAGTTCGCCTTCCGGCGCTGGAGTTCGAGGAGGATCGCCCGCACCACGGGCTGTCGGTAGTCTAAGTGGAGCCCGTACATCCCCGGCCCCTCGAAGAAGGGGTCAGGGAGCAGCTCCGCCGCGGCCTCGTCGGCGTGCCCGAGTGCCACGTCGAAGACGACCCGGATCGGGTCGGGCATCGCGTGGCAGGCGGCGATGAGGTCGACGAGTTCGTCGGGGCGCCCCGTCTCCAGTATCGCCGGGTTCGCGGCCGAGAAGGCGCTCACGACGACGTCGTACCCCCAGTTGGTCTGGTCCGGGCGCTCGACGCCGACGGTCACGCGCTCCGCGTCGCGTTCGCGGTCGAGGCCGCCGTCCGGCGTTTCGCTGTCGACGCCGCCGGGGCGCCAGTACCACTGCCGCCCGTACGCCTGCGTGAGCGGCTCGACGGGCATGAGTTGGACCGCGTCGTACCCGACGTAGTTGCGCTCGTGGGGGGCGAGCGGGTCGCCGGCGCGGAGCTTCTCCCCGATCGCTTCGAACCGCTCCGCGAGCGCCGCGAGGGACCCGCGCTCGGTCGACGTGCCGGGGTGGATCTCCAGCATGCTCGTCGCGGGGTCTATCCGCGGGAGCCCGTCGTCTTCCGTCGTCGGGAGCGCCTCGTCGCCGGTCCCGAGCGAGGCGAAGTGGTCGCGGTCGGGCCGCGTCGCATCTAAGCGCGGCCAGTCGTACGCCTCGGCGGGCGCGAACGCCCCGAACGGGACCGAGTACGCGAGCGGGTCACGGACCGTCTCCCACTCGTCGTCCCCGTCGGGCGTTCGGTACGCGAGCTGGTAGAGCGCGCCGAGCCGGTCGCGGGTCCCAACGGGGATCCCCTCGACGGCGACCCAGTGGAACTCGCCGTCGCGCTCGACCGGGAGCCGGTCGACGCGGAACGCGACCTCGCGGAGGTCGTCGCGGCCGGGGTCTATCGTCGCTTCCCCCCGCTGGTCGTCTCCGTTCTCGTCGTCCGACAGGGGCGTGAACAGCTCGAGTCGCACGTCTTCGACCGAAACCCCGGCGTCGACGAGGTCGGGCGTCCAGAAGCCGAAGGCGACGCCCGCCGGCGGGTCGGTCGCCGGGTCCGCGTCCGCCCCCCGGATCGGGTGCGCGCCGAGCCGTTCGGCGATCGATTTGGCCGCCTCGAACCGACCGTCGGCGGCGTCGCGGTCGGCCCGAGCCCGCTCGACGAGCGCGGCGGTCCGCTCCGGGAGGACCGCGAACCCAGATCCCTCGGAGGCGCTCCCGCCGCTCATTCCTCCGTCTCTCGGACGATCGCGACCTCGTCGGCGCGGATCCGCTCGGTCCCCTCGCCGTCGGTGACGACGCAGCGCTCGTCGGTGACGAGGTCGCGGTCCGCGTGGGCGGCGTCGACGGCGACGCTCGCCTCGTCGGGCGCGAAGTTGAGGACGACGATCAGCGACTCGTCGTCGGTTGAGCGGCGGAACGCCACCACGTCGTCGGGGTGGATGTTCCCGCTGGCGACGATCGGCCGCTCGTCGAGGTCGCCGCTGGCGACGTGGTACCCGACGCGTTCGAGGTCGCCCTCGGGACCGAGCGCCGGGTGGTCGGCGCGGGTCGCGAGCAGGCGCTCGTAGCGCTCCCTGACCTCGTCGCGCGCGTGCTCCCACGCGATCGCGTCGCGGCGACCGCGCTGGCCGATCTCCTGGCCGGCGTACACCATCGGCACGCCGGGCAAGGTGAACGTCGCGGCGCCGGCGGCGGCCGCGGCGGCGTCCCCGCACTCGACGCGGTAGCGCGTCTCGTCGTGGTTCTCGATGTACTGGAGGAAGCCGGCGTGGTCGGGGAACCCGATCTCCGCGCGCTGGTCGATCGCGTCGAGGACGGTGCTGGCGGGCTCGGCGCCGCGGCCGACCTGCCGGAGCTGGAAGTACAGCGTCGCGTCGAAGTGGACGTCGAACATCCCCTCGTGGAAGCCGGGGATGTACGGGATCGTCTCGTCCATCAGCAGGAACTCGCGGTCCTTCGCTTTCACCCGGTCGCGGAGCTCGCGCCAGAACGAGTCGGGCACGGCCCACGCCATGTCGCAGCGGAACCCGTCCACGAGCGGCGCCCACTCGTCGATCACGTCGAGCAGGAACCGGCGCACGTCGAGGTTCGCGTGGTTCAGGTTCGCGATCAGCTCCCAGTCGAAGTAGGTGCCCGGCTCGCCGGACTCCTGCCACTCGAAGCGGTCGCGGTACGGGGAGTCGGGGTTCTGATACGCGTCTCGGAACCACTCGTGGTCGCGCGCGGTGTGGTTGGCGACGAAGTCGAACAGCACTCGCATCCCGTTGTCGTGGGCGGTCTCGACGAGCGCCTCGTAGTCGTCGCGGTCGCCGAGGTCCTCGGCGACGTCGAAGAAGTCGACAATATTGTAGCCGTGCGGCTTCCCGTCGTGCTGGAGCACGGGGGTGAGCCACAGCGTGTCGACGCCGAGCTCGGCGATCCGCGGGATCCGCTCCGCGATCTCCTCGAACGCCTCCCCCTCGTCGGCGTCGGCGAACGTCCGGACGTACACCTCGTAGACGGTCGCGTCCGTCGTCCACTCGGGCGGCTGGTTGAGCCGGACGGTCTCGAAGGCGGGTCCGTCGGCGCCGGTCGGGACGGCCAGGTCCGGGTCTGTTGGCTCGACCTCGTCCGCGGCCGTGAGGCCGCTCCGATCGACGCGCTCGACCGCGACCGCGTCCGCGACGCTCACCCGCTGTTCGCGTCCCGGCTCACGGGCGACGGCGACGCCGTGGACGCGGAGGCGGTCCGGCACGGTGTCGGCCGGGATCCGGATCTCGCGCCCGTCGTCTGAGGTCCGGAGCCCGTCTCGGGGATTCCGTCGCCCCTCCGCGACCGCCTCCTCGACGTCGCGGTCGTCGACGACGACGGTGACGGCCAGGTCCGACGCCTCGAGGTCGGACTCGGGGTTCGGCGTCGGCGTCGCCCGGACGACGACCTCGGCGCTCTCGCTGCCTTCGTCCCCGTCCTCGACCGTCGCGTCGAGCAGGACCCGCGGGCGGCCGACGCCCTCGCGGGCGCGCTCGGCGCCGTAGTCGATTCCGGCGTGGTCGGCGTCGCGGTCGCGGATCGCCGTGCCGCTGCCGCCGGCGACGTCGACGCCCTCGTAGCTCGACGCGAACGCGCGTACCGTCAGGAGGTGGTCGCCGTCGGGCGCGTCGAGGCCGATCCGGTACCGACCGGGGACGTCCGGCGTGAAGTCAGTCACGGCCGCCTCGCCGACCGTCGCCTCGCTGTCCGGCGGCGCGTCGGCCACGCGCCACTCGTACTCCGCCTCGGGGTTCGGGTCCCGCGGCGCCAGCTGCGTCGTCTCCCCGGTGGGAAGGAACCGGGGGGGTCCAGGGTGGTGCATGTGCCACCCATCGGCACCCGGGGTATTCGTTGTTGCCCTTCGCCGAACCGCGGCGAGACCGGTCGGTCGCCTCGTTCGTCAAGGCTTTTACCGAGGGTATCGCAAAGCGACTATGCGACTGCGAACCGCTCTCACGGAGCACGAACGTCGGCGCGGCGAGCGCTATCCGGCGGAGCGTCCCACGACCGCCGGCGCGTTCACGGGCGACGACGGCCGTCTGGTCCACGTCGGGCCCGACGGCACCGTCCACGACTGTTCGTACTCCCTGTCGGGAGTCGGCGGGGCCGACCGGCTCCGAATGGGCATCACGGCCGGACGCGGCGTCCGCTGGTTCGACGACCTCACGACGACGCGACAGCACTACGACGGCGACACGCCGCTCGTCGAGACCGAGTACGACGCGGGCCGGTACACGATCCACCAGTTCGATCTCGTCGTGAGCGACACGCACCTCACGCACGTCGAGCTTCGCGGTGCCCCGCCCGCAGGCGCCGAACTCGTCGCCGCCTGCGCGTTCTCGCCGGACATGGTCGAGGGGCGCGTCGGCAACCTGGTCCACGACGGGGCCGGCCCGAACGACGGGAGCGTCGTCGAGGTGTACCACCGGAGCGAACACGACTTCCTCACGGCGTCGACCGGGCTCTCGGCGGCGCACGGCCAGCGGCTCCGCACGATCACGGAGCTGCTCGGCGAGGACGAGAACGGGTTCCCCCACCGCGGGGAGATCGACCAGCGCGAGGACTCGCGGCTCACCCCCGACGTCGTCGTCCGGGCGCCCTTCGAGCGCGACGGGCGGAGCGAGCGCGTCACGCTGGCGAGCCGAGCGGTCGTCGACCGCCGGGAGACCCGCGAGACGGGCGACGACGCGATGGACGCGCTCACCGACGGCCCCGACCGCCAGCGACGGATCGAGGAGCTCTCTCGGATCGCGACCGCCTACCCCGACGCCGCCGACCTCCGGGAGGCCGCCGACGGGCGCGGGCCGACGGTGCCCGAGGACGTGCCGCGACGCGGCGTGATCGCCAGCGACCTCCGCGCCCTCGACCTGCTGACGGCCGAGTCCGGCGCCCGGATCGCCGCCCCCGAGTTCGACCCCTTCTACTCGACCTCCGGCGGCTACGGCTACACCTGGTTCCGCGACGAGGCGGAGACCGCCTCGGCGCTCCTGAGCGCGAGCGAGGAGATCGACCTCGACGCCGACGAGGAGCTGCTCGCGACCGCGTCGTTCCTGTGTCGCACGCAGGACGCCGACGGCTCGTGGCCCCACCGCGTCTGGGCCGACTCGGGGAAGGTCGCCCCCGGCTGGGCGAACGCCCGGATCGAGGGCGCGAACGGGACGCCCAGTCCGAACGACCAGCTCGACCAGCCGGCCTCCGTGGTCGCGTTCCTCGCCCGGCTCCGTCGCACCACCGACCTCCCCGAGGAGTGGCGCGATCGGATCGACGCGACGATCGCCGACGCGGTCGCCTTCCTCCGGGAGACGACCGAGGCGGACGGGCTCCCGCGTCGGTGCCAGAACTGCTGGGAGAACGCCCTCGGGCGGTTCACGCACACCGGCGCGGCGTACCTCCGCGCGTTCGCCGCGGTCGCCCGGGCCCCGGTCGACGACGAGACGCGCGTCGCGGCGGCCGCGGCGGCCGACGACGCGCTCGCCGGACTCGACGACCGCTGGAATCCGGACATCGGTCGGTTCCCCCAGCGCGAGAGCGAGGAGAGCCGCGACGACCGCGCGGACGCCAGCACGTTCGCGCTCGCGAGCGCGACTGTCGAGTACGCGGCGCTGCGCGAGGAGCGCGCGGACGTCGACGGCGCGGTCACCGACGGCGCCGGCGCGACGGTCACCGCGGCCGACTTCAACGCGTTCCTCGACAGCGTGCGGACCCACGTCCGGAACTCGATCGAGACGCTCCGTCGCGAGACGGCCGACGTCGAGGGACTCGTACGGTTCACCGGTGACGACTGGCGCACGGCCGAGCAGGGGGCCGCGAAGGTGTGGTCGATCGCGACGCTGTGGGGCGCCACGGCCGCGGCCGAGCTCGGCGGGCTCGTCCGCGAGCGGGGCGGCGACGCCGACGAGCTGTTCGGGTCGGCCCGCGAGCTGTACTCGCTGTGCGAGCCCGACGGGCACTTCGTCAACGACGCCGGGCTCTTCGCCGAGCAGGCGTTCGACGACGGCGACCTCGACAGCGCGACGCCGATCGGGTGGTCGCACGCGCTCCGGATCGAGGCCACGGTGACGCTCGCGAAGTACGGCGCGCTCCCGGTCCCGCACGACCGGCCGACCGGGCCGGACGAGGCGCCCCACTGGACGACCGGCCGGAAGTTCGGCGTCGGCACGCCCGCCGACCACCAGGCCGACGACCCGGTCCCGGTCTGGTTCACGCTCACCGAGGGGGCGCTCACCGAGGCGCGGTTCCCGCGGATCGACGTGATGAACGTCCGGACGTTCGACTTCCTCGTCGCCGACCCGGAGACGGGGCACACCGTCCGGACGTTCGACGAGACGAGCCACGTCACGACGACGGAGACGGTGGAGCGCACGACGGAACCGACCGTCGGCGACGCGCTGGCGTACACGCAGACGATCCGAGAGAGCGGCGACGGCCACGGCCACGAGTGGACGCTGACCGTCGAGTACGCGGTCGACACCGACGGGGACGCCGTCCTCGCAGACGTCGACTTCGAGGGCGAGCGGGAGTACGACGTGTACGCCTTAGTCGACACGACGATCACGAACGTCGGGACGAACGACCGCGGCGACCGCGTCGAGAGCGCCGACGGCTACCATCTGGTCGCGCGCAACGA is drawn from Halorubrum sp. CBA1229 and contains these coding sequences:
- the gghA gene encoding glucosylglycerol hydrolase yields the protein MSGGSASEGSGFAVLPERTAALVERARADRDAADGRFEAAKSIAERLGAHPIRGADADPATDPPAGVAFGFWTPDLVDAGVSVEDVRLELFTPLSDDENGDDQRGEATIDPGRDDLREVAFRVDRLPVERDGEFHWVAVEGIPVGTRDRLGALYQLAYRTPDGDDEWETVRDPLAYSVPFGAFAPAEAYDWPRLDATRPDRDHFASLGTGDEALPTTEDDGLPRIDPATSMLEIHPGTSTERGSLAALAERFEAIGEKLRAGDPLAPHERNYVGYDAVQLMPVEPLTQAYGRQWYWRPGGVDSETPDGGLDRERDAERVTVGVERPDQTNWGYDVVVSAFSAANPAILETGRPDELVDLIAACHAMPDPIRVVFDVALGHADEAAAELLPDPFFEGPGMYGLHLDYRQPVVRAILLELQRRKANFGADGIRIDGAQDFTYHDEETGEQVHDDAFLAEMDRMTHEVAGTEFRPWMIYEDGRPWPREDWELASTYRTLIDRHPHAFQWSPVTFAHNKPALLTFWVTKWWRMREVGEMGSQWITGVANHDTLRRGSQVEVTDDWSGALINPYLADSPPETIREAYDSPAALVWFHVAMPGVPMDFLHANYRAPWGFVRDTDPTWNVKVVAEEAPWIDWHVPEGAYGERAAFPRLKELGFETRAELKEFVTTLAALIDATDYDLDLIAELLSVKGTPLAEGGRGDAASSDALAATDLRAFSFAWSADVAEYLVLDRWEDDQGDARTAFDRRVREFRQARPWLRRDVDPSRGEAFGYRHPTEGTVVYQALRRDPDGDEALLVACNVEGTPVELSPTNVLDDLGVTAERDGGGDPDGALDWAVALAAPDANAAVGDDAGPVTLETADAVVWRADRDD
- the malA gene encoding alpha-amylase MalA, which encodes MHHPGPPRFLPTGETTQLAPRDPNPEAEYEWRVADAPPDSEATVGEAAVTDFTPDVPGRYRIGLDAPDGDHLLTVRAFASSYEGVDVAGGSGTAIRDRDADHAGIDYGAERAREGVGRPRVLLDATVEDGDEGSESAEVVVRATPTPNPESDLEASDLAVTVVVDDRDVEEAVAEGRRNPRDGLRTSDDGREIRIPADTVPDRLRVHGVAVAREPGREQRVSVADAVAVERVDRSGLTAADEVEPTDPDLAVPTGADGPAFETVRLNQPPEWTTDATVYEVYVRTFADADEGEAFEEIAERIPRIAELGVDTLWLTPVLQHDGKPHGYNIVDFFDVAEDLGDRDDYEALVETAHDNGMRVLFDFVANHTARDHEWFRDAYQNPDSPYRDRFEWQESGEPGTYFDWELIANLNHANLDVRRFLLDVIDEWAPLVDGFRCDMAWAVPDSFWRELRDRVKAKDREFLLMDETIPYIPGFHEGMFDVHFDATLYFQLRQVGRGAEPASTVLDAIDQRAEIGFPDHAGFLQYIENHDETRYRVECGDAAAAAAGAATFTLPGVPMVYAGQEIGQRGRRDAIAWEHARDEVRERYERLLATRADHPALGPEGDLERVGYHVASGDLDERPIVASGNIHPDDVVAFRRSTDDESLIVVLNFAPDEASVAVDAAHADRDLVTDERCVVTDGEGTERIRADEVAIVRETEE
- a CDS encoding glycoside hydrolase family 15 protein, translated to MRLRTALTEHERRRGERYPAERPTTAGAFTGDDGRLVHVGPDGTVHDCSYSLSGVGGADRLRMGITAGRGVRWFDDLTTTRQHYDGDTPLVETEYDAGRYTIHQFDLVVSDTHLTHVELRGAPPAGAELVAACAFSPDMVEGRVGNLVHDGAGPNDGSVVEVYHRSEHDFLTASTGLSAAHGQRLRTITELLGEDENGFPHRGEIDQREDSRLTPDVVVRAPFERDGRSERVTLASRAVVDRRETRETGDDAMDALTDGPDRQRRIEELSRIATAYPDAADLREAADGRGPTVPEDVPRRGVIASDLRALDLLTAESGARIAAPEFDPFYSTSGGYGYTWFRDEAETASALLSASEEIDLDADEELLATASFLCRTQDADGSWPHRVWADSGKVAPGWANARIEGANGTPSPNDQLDQPASVVAFLARLRRTTDLPEEWRDRIDATIADAVAFLRETTEADGLPRRCQNCWENALGRFTHTGAAYLRAFAAVARAPVDDETRVAAAAAADDALAGLDDRWNPDIGRFPQRESEESRDDRADASTFALASATVEYAALREERADVDGAVTDGAGATVTAADFNAFLDSVRTHVRNSIETLRRETADVEGLVRFTGDDWRTAEQGAAKVWSIATLWGATAAAELGGLVRERGGDADELFGSARELYSLCEPDGHFVNDAGLFAEQAFDDGDLDSATPIGWSHALRIEATVTLAKYGALPVPHDRPTGPDEAPHWTTGRKFGVGTPADHQADDPVPVWFTLTEGALTEARFPRIDVMNVRTFDFLVADPETGHTVRTFDETSHVTTTETVERTTEPTVGDALAYTQTIRESGDGHGHEWTLTVEYAVDTDGDAVLADVDFEGEREYDVYALVDTTITNVGTNDRGDRVESADGYHLVARNDDADERGTGKLVDDDGDSFEVALALASESRFEWASTLLAGGHEAEGLFAEGERGPGLTEASGNVVLAGLVGSGTAVSETVALGFAEEADTDAALDEAKNAISRGFDDVADSYIETWRDWLSGREFPDSVTGDAELAAQYRFALMTLAAVEDKRHDGAGIASPSVPWGETEYAAEDRGYGYNFVWSRDLYQVFTALIEVGEVDRGAEALAYLYNTQQDDDGFLPQNTYIDGRTRWGGEQMDNIAFPSVMAWQLYEHGVAPDDADYTYDQVRRSLGYIAANGPETAQERWEEEAGFSPSSIAAEIAGLVCGAALALAEADRIESGGGAVGVSDDDLAPDALRADALAWLGLADDWTERVEEWCATSTGTERHAETPYYLRVTADGDPESGRPRTIANDGPTYDEREIVDGGFLELVRLGVKPADDETVRNSVSVVDDSIRVDTPYGPAWYRYVGDAYGEIATGDPGAPWAGTGDGRGRLWPIFTGERGEYELRARADGPDAFGGTDEDALEPDALLETMAGFGNSGRMLPEQVWDREHPTDYGWEFGEGTGGATPLAWSMAGYIRLAHGVDAGEPVETPTVVRERYVERDRPAGPELTAAVEHAGEELVISGETAGDAVAVYTADGSTLATPDDGEYEVRLDADLDADTVVVAAATGDDTDAALADFGGTGTSVERLRL